In Lathamus discolor isolate bLatDis1 chromosome 1, bLatDis1.hap1, whole genome shotgun sequence, the following are encoded in one genomic region:
- the MANBA gene encoding beta-mannosidase isoform X5 yields the protein MAVRRLRRGSAVPPAPAARSSQRPCPLPVRRAASAAGRAALLLLLLAAAGGRAGVSAAGGPEVHSLRGSWRLGNGNGSVVLRGEVPGCVHTALHRAGLIQDPYYRFNDVMYRWISLDNWTYSRTFKTPFDFRKWQKVNLVFEGVDTVAQILINNVTLGRTDNMFNRYSFDITSVIKEVNFIEVCFLSAIYYAEEQNRCHKGYSIPPACPPPVQKGECHANFIRKEQCSFSWDWGPSFPTQGIWKDVRIEAYNHYHLIYFSLTSLFVKSTQKWHLEIEAIFDVVSSKPIVGLVIVNIPKLETQQTFNVTLQPGEGSIVLLVNINKSFAVEAWWPNGHGKQTGYNMTTTFVMEAGYQIEKFSKAYFRTVELVQEPIHGSPGLSFYFRINDRPIFIKGSNWIPADSFQDRVTYDTLRLLLKSAADANMNALRVWGGGVYEQDEFYDICDEIGIMIWQDFMFACALYPTDQNYLESVGAEVTHQVRRLKSHPSIILWSGNNENEAAIASNWFSIPYADREVYIKDYVMLYVKNIREIVLAEDKSRPFVASSPTNGLESVKEGWVSQNPYDTHYGDTHFYDYSIDCWNWAAYPKTRFASEYGFQSWPSFSTIKKVSSTEDWSYTSNFSLHRQHHENGNDQMLHQIGYHFKLPQSTDPIKKFKDTIYLTQVMQAQCVKTETEFYRFSQSEIIKGEGHTMGALYWQLNDIWQAPSWASLEYGGKWKLLHYFAQNFFAPLLPVAYEDKET from the exons ATGGCGGTGAGGAGGCTGCGGCGCGGGTCCGCCGTTCCACCCGCGCCGGCCGCTCGCTCCTCCCAGCGGCCATGCCCGCTGCCTGTGCGGCGGGCGGCCTCCGCCGCGGGCCGAGCCGCGTTGCTGCTCTTGTTGCTGGCGGCGGCTGGGGGCCGAGCCGGCGTCTCGGCCGCGGGCGGCCCGGAGGTGCACAGCCTGCGGGGGAGCTGGCGGCTGGGCAACGGGAACGGTTCGGTGGTGCTCCGAGGGGAGGTGCCGGGCTGCGTGCACACCGCCCTGCACCGCGCGGGCCTCATCCAG GATCCATACTATAGATTTAATGATGTGATGTACAGGTGGATCTCACTTGATAACTGGACTTACAGCAGGACATTCAAAACTCCTTTTGACTTCAG AAAGTGGCAGAAAGTGAATTTGGTTTTTGAAGGAGTGGATACAGTAGCACAGATCCTGATTAATAATGTCACTCTTGGGAGAACAGACAATATGTTCAACAGATAC AGCTTTGATATTACCAGTGTGATCAAGGAGGTCAATTTTATTGAAGTCTGTTTCTTATCAGCCATTTATTatgcagaagagcagaacaGATGTCACAAAGGATACAGCATCCCCCCGGCATGCCCTCCACCTGTGCAGAAAGGAGAGTGCCACGCTAATTTCATCAGAAAG GAGCAGTGTTCATTTAGTTGGGACTGGGGCCCTTCTTTTCCCACTCAAGGAATCTGGAAAGATGTTAGGATTGAGGCTTATAACCATTATCACcttatttacttttctttgaCTTCTCTCTTTG TAAAGAGTACTCAGAAGTGGCATCTTGAAATCGAGGCTATTTTTGATGTAGTCAGCTCCAAGCCAATTGTGGGTCTTGTAATTGTGAACATTCCCAAATTGGAAACACAGCAAACTTTCAATGTGACGcttcaacctggagaaggcaGCATTGTGCTGCTTGTAAACATCAACAAG AGTTTTGCAGTGGAGGCTTGGTGGCCAAATGGACATGGAAAGCAAACTGGATACAACATGACAACAACTTTCGTCATGGAGGCAGGATACCAGATTGAGAAATTTTCAAAG GCCTATTTTCGAACAGTAGAACTTGTTCAGGAGCCTATTCATGGCTCACCAGGTCTGAGTTTCTACTTCAGAATCAATGACCGACCCATTTTCATCAAGGGCTCGAACTGGATTCCAGCAGATTCTTTCCAGGACAGAGTGACCTATGACAC ATTACGGCTACTCTTGAAGTCTGCAGCAGATGCTAACATGAATGCACTTCGAGTATGGGGAGGAGGTGTATATGAACAAGATGAATTTTACGATATTTGTGATGAAATAGGAATAATG ATTTGGCAGGATTTTATGTTTGCGTGTGCACTATATCCAACTGACCAGAATTATTTAGAATCTGTAGGAGCAGAAGTTACTCACCAG GTAAGGCGTTTAAAATCCCATCCATCAATTATTCTGTGGAGTGGTAACAATGAAAATGAAGCGGCAATTGCAAGCAACTGGTTCTCCATACCTTATGCCGACAGAGAAGTCTATATCAAAGATTACGTTATGCTTTATGTGAAGAACATCCGAGAAATAGTTCTTGCT GAAGATAAGAGTCGTCCTTTTGTTGCATCCAGTCCCACCAATGGCTTAGAGTCAGTTAAAGAAGGTTGGGTCTCTCAGAATCCTTATGATACCCATTATGGTGACACTCACTTTTATGACTACAGCATTGACTGCTGGAACTGGGCAGCATATCCTAAAACTCGTTTTGCTTCAGAATATGGATTTCAATCATGGCCTTCCTTCAGTACAATCAAAAAG GTTTCCTCCACTGAGGACTGGTCCTACACAAGCAATTTTTCTCTCCATCGACAACACCATGAAAATGGCAATGATCAGATGCTTCATCAGATTGGGTATCATTTCAAGCTTCCCCAGAGCACAGATCCCATAAAGAAGTTCAAAGATACGATTTACCTCACTCAG GTGATGCAGGCTCAGTGTGTAAAGACAGAAACTGAATTCTATCGTTTTAGTCAAAGTGAAATAATCAAGGGAGAAGGACACACAATGGGAGCTCTGTACTGGCAACTCAATGACATTTGGCAGGCACCTTCATGGGCTTCCTTGG